In Curtobacterium sp. L6-1, a genomic segment contains:
- a CDS encoding PRC-barrel domain-containing protein codes for MITKSQIHEVENATVRDRDGASVGKVAQVFPSDEDGSAAFVSVATGLLRGNTALVPVEDATFDGKDLHVGYAKSAIKGAPSPGAGNVVSITEANAVRKHFGLSPAGKATGDMGDPHENLDQAGTGPAGADDTEGAGTTPPA; via the coding sequence ATGATCACCAAGAGCCAGATCCACGAGGTCGAGAACGCGACCGTCCGGGACCGCGACGGCGCATCGGTCGGCAAGGTCGCGCAGGTGTTCCCCTCCGACGAGGACGGCAGCGCTGCGTTCGTCAGTGTCGCGACGGGTCTCCTCAGGGGCAACACCGCGCTCGTCCCCGTCGAGGACGCCACGTTCGACGGCAAGGACCTGCACGTCGGGTACGCGAAGAGCGCGATCAAGGGCGCACCGTCCCCAGGAGCCGGGAACGTTGTGTCCATCACCGAGGCGAACGCCGTCCGCAAGCACTTCGGGCTGTCACCAGCCGGCAAGGCGACCGGCGACATGGGCGACCCGCACGAGAACCTCGACCAAGCCGGCACCGGCCCTGCGGGCGCAGACGACACCGAGGGTGCGGGCACGACACCACCTGCGTGA
- a CDS encoding cytidine deaminase family protein, translating to MSNTASASATTLTDDERALIEAARTTIDAATDAGPDEDGVHTMGAAVRASDGRVFTGVNVYHFTGGPCAELVALGAARAAGATGLTHIVAVGNHGRGVKSPCGRDRQVLADLHPDVRVILPGPDGLVSVPARELLPFAFDHRSEQV from the coding sequence ATGTCGAACACCGCCTCCGCCTCGGCCACCACACTCACCGACGACGAGCGAGCACTCATCGAGGCTGCTCGCACCACGATCGACGCTGCGACGGACGCCGGGCCCGACGAGGACGGCGTGCACACGATGGGCGCTGCCGTCCGGGCGTCGGACGGACGCGTGTTCACGGGCGTGAACGTCTACCACTTCACCGGAGGGCCGTGCGCGGAACTCGTCGCCCTCGGGGCCGCCCGGGCTGCCGGCGCGACCGGGCTGACGCACATCGTCGCCGTGGGCAACCACGGTCGTGGGGTGAAGAGCCCGTGCGGTCGTGATCGTCAGGTCCTCGCCGACCTCCATCCCGACGTGCGGGTGATCCTGCCGGGGCCCGACGGCCTGGTCAGCGTGCCGGCTCGGGAACTCCTGCCGTTCGCGTTCGACCACCGATCGGAACAGGTGTGA
- a CDS encoding SDR family oxidoreductase, producing the protein MTDARPASTTSPDSSDAVLVVGAGGVVGRSVVEHFARSGVRTRGASRRAPQGPVSGWNHLPVDLSDADAATEGLRPAADTTRLAFAAYVEHTDLAAQIAPNVALLENTLDALDRLGAPLRHVTLYQGMKYYGAHLGRFRTPAKEDDPRLMVPNFYYDQEDLLRERAAERGFAMTVLRPEAVIGYAQGTPMNLLMALGTYVSMTKELGLPLRFPGARTTYDGIFYQMTDAELLARATDWAGTTPAAAGEAFNVTNGDVVRWSHLFERLAEHHGLDLAEPQSMELAQVMPSREDLWQRMVERHGLVATPYSDLVDWRFADMILHSTWDNVSSLIKIRQAGFGECHDSADRLVELLDDLGRRRILPVPRG; encoded by the coding sequence ATGACCGACGCACGCCCCGCCTCCACGACGTCGCCCGACAGCAGCGACGCGGTCCTCGTCGTCGGCGCCGGCGGTGTCGTCGGACGCAGCGTCGTCGAGCACTTCGCCCGCTCCGGCGTCCGCACCCGCGGCGCCAGCCGACGCGCTCCGCAGGGCCCCGTGTCCGGGTGGAACCACCTGCCGGTCGACCTGTCCGACGCCGACGCCGCGACCGAGGGACTCCGTCCGGCGGCGGACACCACGCGCCTGGCGTTCGCCGCGTACGTGGAGCACACAGACCTCGCGGCGCAGATCGCGCCGAACGTCGCGCTCCTCGAGAACACGCTCGACGCACTCGACCGACTCGGCGCACCGCTCCGGCACGTCACGCTGTACCAGGGGATGAAGTACTACGGCGCCCACCTCGGCCGCTTCAGGACGCCGGCGAAGGAGGACGACCCGCGCCTGATGGTCCCGAACTTCTACTACGACCAGGAGGACCTGCTCCGCGAGCGTGCAGCCGAGCGGGGCTTCGCGATGACCGTGCTCCGCCCGGAGGCCGTCATCGGGTACGCCCAGGGCACCCCGATGAACCTGCTCATGGCGCTCGGGACGTACGTGAGCATGACGAAGGAGCTCGGGCTGCCCCTCCGCTTCCCCGGCGCCCGCACCACCTACGACGGCATCTTCTACCAGATGACCGACGCCGAGCTCCTGGCCCGGGCCACCGACTGGGCGGGCACGACCCCCGCTGCGGCCGGAGAGGCGTTCAACGTCACGAACGGCGACGTCGTGCGGTGGAGCCACCTGTTCGAGCGCCTCGCCGAGCACCACGGGCTGGACCTCGCAGAACCGCAGTCGATGGAGCTCGCGCAGGTGATGCCCTCCCGCGAGGACCTCTGGCAGCGCATGGTCGAACGGCACGGACTCGTCGCCACGCCCTACTCCGACCTGGTCGACTGGCGGTTCGCGGACATGATCCTGCACTCGACGTGGGACAACGTCTCGTCGCTGATCAAGATCCGGCAGGCGGGGTTCGGGGAGTGCCACGACTCGGCGGACCGGCTCGTGGAGCTGCTCGACGACCTCGGTCGGCGGCGGATCCTCCCCGTCCCGCGCGGGTAG
- a CDS encoding LysR family transcriptional regulator: MARVANDITLQQLRYFIEVASEGSISAAADLLYVSQPTMSAAMKDLEARIGRPLFTRSARGVVLTVDGVEFLGYARQVVEQVSLLEQRYVGRQASRRLLGVSAQHYSFAVEAFVRMVEGADADQYEFSLRETRTWDIIEDVRTLRSELGILYRNDFNRQVLGKLMRDAGVVFTPLFVAQPHVFVARRNPLAAQERATLADLADLPRLTFDQGANNSFYLAEEILSTMSSKREIRVSDRATIFNLMIGLGGYTISTGLISDDLDPEIVAIPLDVDERIEIGWIAHSSVPLTVQAQTYLEELRAVVVSYGVEPLG, from the coding sequence ATGGCTCGCGTCGCGAACGACATCACCCTGCAACAGCTGCGGTACTTCATCGAGGTCGCGTCCGAAGGATCGATCAGCGCAGCTGCCGACCTGCTCTACGTCTCGCAGCCGACCATGTCGGCCGCGATGAAAGACCTGGAGGCGCGCATCGGCCGGCCGCTCTTCACCCGTTCCGCTCGTGGTGTCGTGCTCACCGTCGACGGGGTCGAGTTCCTCGGCTATGCGCGGCAGGTCGTCGAGCAGGTGTCGTTGCTCGAGCAGCGGTACGTCGGGCGCCAGGCCTCGCGCCGACTGCTCGGGGTGTCGGCCCAGCACTACTCGTTCGCGGTCGAGGCCTTCGTCCGGATGGTCGAGGGTGCCGACGCCGACCAGTACGAGTTCTCGCTGCGGGAGACCCGCACCTGGGACATCATCGAGGACGTCCGGACGCTGCGGAGCGAGCTCGGCATCCTCTACCGCAACGACTTCAACCGGCAGGTCCTCGGCAAGCTCATGCGGGACGCCGGGGTCGTGTTCACGCCGCTGTTCGTCGCGCAGCCGCACGTCTTCGTCGCGCGGCGGAACCCGTTGGCGGCGCAGGAGCGGGCGACCCTGGCCGACCTGGCGGACCTGCCGAGGCTGACCTTCGACCAGGGCGCGAACAACTCCTTCTACCTGGCGGAGGAGATCCTGTCGACGATGTCGAGCAAGCGGGAGATCCGGGTGTCGGACCGGGCGACGATCTTCAACCTCATGATCGGGCTCGGCGGGTACACGATCTCGACGGGGCTCATCAGCGACGACCTCGACCCGGAGATCGTCGCGATCCCGCTCGACGTCGATGAGCGCATCGAGATCGGGTGGATCGCGCACTCCTCGGTGCCCCTGACGGTGCAGGCGCAGACGTACCTGGAGGAGCTGCGTGCGGTGGTCGTCAGCTACGGGGTCGAGCCACTCGGGTAG
- a CDS encoding methionine synthase translates to MSTLLPTSIVGSLPKPSWLAEPERLWSPWLLEGDALAEGKQDALRSAVHEQEHRGIDIVSDGEQTRQHFVTTFIEHLDGIDQERKETVRIRDRYDAAVPTVVGTVSRPASVFVEDATFLRAQTDRPIKWALPGPMTMIDTLSDQHYKSREKLAWEFATILNQEARELQDAGVDVIQFDEPAFTVFHDEVQDWGVAALERAVEGLHVETAVHICYGYGIEANNRWKETLGAEWRQYEQSFPLLQQSSIDIVSLECIHSHVPLELVELIRGKKVMLGAIDVATETVETPEEVAEVLRRALDHVDADKLIPSTNCGMAPLARGAALQKLSALSAGAAIVRAELADVASPASR, encoded by the coding sequence ATGAGCACACTCCTCCCCACCTCGATCGTCGGCAGCCTGCCGAAGCCGTCCTGGCTCGCCGAGCCCGAGCGGCTCTGGTCCCCCTGGCTGCTCGAGGGTGACGCACTGGCCGAGGGCAAGCAGGACGCGCTCCGGTCCGCCGTCCACGAGCAGGAGCACCGCGGCATCGACATCGTCAGCGACGGTGAGCAGACCCGCCAGCACTTCGTCACGACGTTCATCGAGCACTTGGACGGCATCGACCAGGAGCGCAAGGAGACCGTCCGCATCCGCGACCGCTACGACGCCGCCGTGCCCACCGTCGTCGGCACCGTGAGCCGCCCCGCCTCCGTGTTCGTCGAGGACGCGACGTTCCTGCGCGCGCAGACCGACCGCCCGATCAAGTGGGCGCTTCCCGGCCCGATGACGATGATCGACACCCTCTCCGACCAGCACTACAAGAGCCGCGAGAAGCTGGCGTGGGAGTTCGCCACGATCCTCAACCAGGAGGCCCGCGAGCTCCAGGACGCCGGCGTCGACGTCATCCAGTTCGACGAGCCCGCCTTCACCGTCTTCCACGACGAGGTGCAGGACTGGGGCGTCGCAGCCCTCGAACGCGCCGTCGAGGGCCTGCACGTCGAGACGGCCGTGCACATCTGTTACGGCTACGGCATCGAGGCCAACAACCGGTGGAAGGAGACGCTCGGCGCCGAGTGGCGCCAGTACGAGCAGTCCTTCCCGCTGCTGCAGCAGTCCTCGATCGACATCGTCTCGCTCGAGTGCATCCACTCGCACGTGCCGCTCGAGCTCGTCGAGCTCATCCGCGGGAAGAAGGTCATGCTCGGCGCGATCGACGTCGCGACCGAGACCGTCGAGACGCCCGAGGAGGTCGCGGAGGTCCTCCGCCGCGCGCTCGACCACGTCGACGCGGACAAGCTCATCCCCAGCACCAACTGCGGCATGGCGCCGCTCGCACGCGGCGCGGCCCTGCAGAAGCTCAGCGCGCTGTCCGCCGGCGCGGCCATCGTCCGCGCCGAGCTCGCCGACGTCGCCTCGCCGGCATCGCGGTAG
- a CDS encoding DUF4166 domain-containing protein → MTSVFEQALGADFRRLHPMMQRRFGVGLDAAEACVGRGTMTIRRGPWWTVPFLQIGRLRNILVPDLGTDVPFTIENYPYRDALGRETVTFVRTYATRPGRPARFDATMILSDGRVLDYLGTHQHLAVDLDLRVDERGGLVLTSDAQRFHEGPVSFRFPMLFSGRATMHEWWSDDDRAFHVDLEVHNRVFGFLFGYRGTFTCEWVPATDAPERLKPRRTEART, encoded by the coding sequence TTGACGTCCGTCTTCGAGCAAGCGCTGGGCGCGGACTTCCGTCGCCTGCACCCGATGATGCAGCGCCGCTTCGGCGTCGGTCTCGACGCCGCGGAGGCGTGCGTCGGCCGTGGCACGATGACGATCCGCCGCGGGCCCTGGTGGACGGTGCCGTTCCTGCAGATCGGTCGGCTGCGGAACATCCTCGTGCCCGACCTGGGAACGGACGTGCCGTTCACGATCGAGAACTACCCGTACCGGGACGCCCTCGGCCGCGAGACGGTGACGTTCGTCCGGACGTACGCGACGCGGCCCGGCCGACCGGCACGGTTCGACGCGACGATGATCTTGTCGGACGGCCGGGTCCTCGACTACCTCGGGACGCACCAGCACCTCGCGGTGGACCTCGACCTGCGCGTGGACGAGCGCGGCGGACTCGTGCTGACGTCCGACGCGCAGCGGTTCCACGAGGGGCCGGTCTCGTTCCGCTTCCCGATGCTGTTCAGCGGTCGGGCGACCATGCACGAGTGGTGGTCGGACGATGATCGGGCGTTCCACGTCGACCTCGAGGTGCACAACCGCGTGTTCGGGTTCCTCTTCGGCTACCGCGGGACGTTCACGTGCGAGTGGGTGCCAGCAACGGACGCCCCGGAGCGACTGAAGCCCCGGCGGACGGAAGCGCGGACCTGA
- a CDS encoding LCP family protein, which produces MPTDDRDTVPTPRGGPVRHGRQRHRRLVLPSIGGALAMALVLTGGYAAWSYEQLDSSLTKVHVARSAPDGPAGRDAAADADGAAQNILLIGDDHRPSDATPQELAELSTQLDDGATNTDTMIVLHIPAGGGSATMISFPRDSWVPIPGHGTFKLNSAFSDGAADGGGDAGGMKLLIQTIENTSGLTIDHFVRVSLLGFYQLVKALGPIDVCLNQAAHDTNSGVDLPAGRSTLDASQALSFVRQRDGLPRGDLDREVRQQYFLSQEAREALSARTLLDPVKVANLLHGVGDAVQVDDTLSIPDLIATFSHIDLSAIRSTTIPTSGTPTIDGYSTVAVDSAAMPAFIQDIVGPPAAYTSATAADPSSVHVSVLNGSGAQGGATAASSALTAKGFVVGAPGDTATTSTTVVEYPAGSEAQAKAVAAVVPGATAVVSTTVSGVTLVLGTDRHTVSTPPAPAAGASSAPAATPSTAAHAAAPAPRKPVGTAYGTKGTCIN; this is translated from the coding sequence ATGCCCACCGACGACCGCGACACCGTCCCCACTCCCCGCGGCGGTCCCGTCCGACACGGCCGACAGCGCCACCGACGGCTCGTCCTGCCGAGCATCGGGGGCGCGCTCGCGATGGCCCTCGTCCTCACCGGTGGCTACGCGGCCTGGTCGTACGAACAGCTCGACTCGAGTCTCACCAAGGTGCACGTCGCACGCTCCGCCCCCGACGGTCCGGCAGGCAGGGACGCGGCGGCCGACGCCGACGGGGCCGCGCAGAACATCCTGCTCATCGGGGACGACCACCGTCCGTCCGACGCCACGCCGCAGGAACTCGCCGAACTGAGCACACAGCTCGACGACGGAGCGACCAACACCGACACCATGATCGTGCTGCACATCCCGGCCGGGGGCGGCAGCGCGACCATGATCTCCTTCCCCCGCGACTCCTGGGTGCCGATCCCCGGACACGGCACGTTCAAGCTGAACAGCGCGTTCTCGGACGGAGCAGCGGACGGAGGGGGCGACGCCGGCGGCATGAAGCTCCTCATCCAGACGATCGAGAACACCAGCGGACTGACCATCGACCACTTCGTGCGGGTGTCCCTCCTGGGCTTCTACCAGCTCGTCAAGGCGCTCGGCCCGATCGACGTCTGCCTGAACCAGGCGGCCCACGACACGAACTCGGGCGTGGACCTGCCGGCGGGCCGATCGACGCTGGACGCCTCGCAGGCGCTCTCGTTCGTGCGCCAGCGCGACGGACTCCCCCGCGGCGACCTGGACCGCGAGGTCCGACAGCAGTACTTCCTCTCGCAGGAGGCCCGGGAGGCGTTGTCGGCACGCACGCTCCTCGACCCGGTGAAGGTCGCCAACCTGCTGCACGGGGTCGGCGACGCGGTCCAGGTCGACGACACCCTGAGCATCCCGGACCTCATCGCGACCTTCAGCCACATCGACCTGTCCGCCATCCGGTCGACCACGATCCCGACGTCGGGCACCCCGACGATCGACGGGTACTCGACGGTGGCCGTCGACTCCGCCGCGATGCCCGCCTTCATCCAGGACATCGTCGGCCCGCCTGCGGCGTACACCTCGGCCACCGCCGCGGATCCCTCGTCCGTGCACGTCTCCGTGCTGAACGGCAGCGGGGCGCAGGGCGGCGCCACGGCGGCGTCGAGCGCGCTGACGGCGAAGGGGTTCGTCGTCGGGGCACCGGGCGACACGGCGACGACCAGCACGACCGTCGTCGAGTACCCCGCGGGGTCGGAAGCACAGGCGAAGGCCGTGGCGGCGGTCGTCCCCGGCGCCACCGCCGTCGTGTCGACGACGGTCAGCGGCGTGACGCTCGTCCTCGGCACGGACAGGCACACGGTCTCGACGCCGCCCGCCCCCGCCGCGGGAGCGAGCAGCGCACCGGCCGCGACGCCGTCGACCGCGGCCCACGCGGCCGCGCCCGCACCGCGGAAGCCGGTCGGGACGGCGTACGGGACGAAGGGCACCTGCATCAACTGA
- a CDS encoding putative oxygenase MesX, whose product MANDITFSISRTRFDEDYTPAECSRLTTNFANLARGEHRQQNLRSALALINRRCNDLAGDTDGDRYRVELDIVSVTMQFEDRGQVERLPLIEVLDVTIVDQYSGERHQGIIGNNFSSYLRDHDFAVRLPSASSLPADFGLLHGQLFQHFLRSEAFRSEFDAEPVVCISVSTSQTYRQTGFVHPVLGAEYEHEHSSLTDDYFGRMGMQVRYFMPPGAKAPLAFYSRGDVVTDYSDLQLIGTISTMETFQKIYRPEIYNADTVAPSTFRPTLDHGDWSSTGIAYDREERSRLGVTQGRWTEEHLVTPHRDFLDRWLAGQTAPAGQTAPAALTH is encoded by the coding sequence ATGGCGAACGACATCACCTTCAGCATCAGCAGGACCCGCTTCGACGAGGACTACACGCCGGCGGAGTGTTCCCGCCTGACCACGAACTTCGCGAACCTGGCCCGCGGGGAGCACCGTCAGCAGAACCTCCGCAGTGCACTCGCACTGATCAACCGGCGCTGCAACGACCTCGCCGGCGACACGGACGGCGACCGCTACCGGGTCGAGCTCGACATCGTGTCGGTCACGATGCAGTTCGAGGACCGCGGACAGGTCGAGCGTCTCCCCCTGATCGAGGTGCTCGACGTCACGATCGTCGACCAGTACTCCGGCGAGCGCCACCAGGGCATCATCGGCAACAACTTCTCGTCGTACCTGCGCGACCACGACTTCGCCGTCCGCCTGCCGTCAGCATCCTCGCTCCCCGCCGACTTCGGGCTGCTGCACGGACAGCTCTTCCAGCACTTCCTGCGGTCGGAAGCGTTTCGGTCGGAGTTCGACGCGGAACCGGTCGTCTGCATCAGCGTCTCGACGAGCCAGACCTACCGGCAGACGGGCTTCGTCCACCCGGTCCTCGGCGCGGAGTACGAGCACGAGCACTCCTCGCTCACCGACGACTACTTCGGTCGGATGGGCATGCAGGTCCGGTACTTCATGCCCCCGGGAGCGAAGGCCCCGCTCGCCTTCTACTCGCGCGGCGACGTCGTCACCGACTACTCGGACCTCCAACTGATCGGCACGATCAGCACCATGGAGACGTTCCAGAAGATCTACCGTCCGGAGATCTACAACGCGGACACCGTCGCTCCGAGCACGTTCCGCCCCACGCTCGACCACGGCGACTGGTCGTCGACCGGCATCGCCTACGACCGCGAGGAGCGCAGCCGCCTCGGCGTCACCCAGGGCCGGTGGACCGAGGAGCACCTCGTGACACCGCACCGTGACTTCCTCGACCGCTGGCTCGCCGGGCAGACCGCCCCGGCCGGGCAGACCGCCCCTGCCGCCCTCACCCACTGA
- a CDS encoding VOC family protein, which yields MFIEFDVADVDGASAALDPKDEDVVLEPTTMPWGNRSALVRDPDGKVVNLFSTPTAD from the coding sequence GTGTTCATCGAGTTCGATGTCGCTGACGTCGACGGAGCGTCCGCCGCGCTGGACCCAAAGGACGAGGACGTCGTTCTCGAACCCACGACGATGCCCTGGGGCAACCGCTCCGCACTGGTCCGCGACCCCGACGGCAAGGTCGTCAACCTGTTCAGCACGCCGACCGCCGACTAG
- a CDS encoding glycosyltransferase: MTTNEPRSEHGGGDADSVRTMRITLVAVGTRGDVQPTAVLASALAGRGHDVTLVTPDDLVHFGRSLGIATVGLGFSTRSFLDSPEGRAFVSSGSGRRYLEAVVAKKEIERRTLQAVLLHACDGADLVIANNLVLDEAAMVAQAVGAEVVALHFAPRRSSAAYPSLLLTARPLPRLLVRASHIAAGILEARVTRAHNARFRQDLGLPHDDVPIRWRLRAGGVTEIQAYSAALVPGLRDWPDRWPRTGFLAPSPEHRERWGDTGLDEDLDAWLRAGEAPVYFGFGSMPVRDPVALIASIRAVCQQLGVRGVVGAGWSGMAQAVADDRVRLVGPVDHTALLARCRAAVHHGGAGTTGVSVAAGVPTVICAVAFDQPFWGERVREAGVGTWFPFAHFSVDRLVDALRAVLTDTTAARARALAATLADEDPVAAAVAVVERVGADAAASAARRRGTRHETGR; the protein is encoded by the coding sequence ATGACGACGAACGAGCCACGGTCCGAGCACGGCGGGGGCGACGCAGACTCGGTTCGGACGATGCGGATCACGCTGGTGGCGGTCGGGACGCGCGGCGACGTCCAGCCGACGGCGGTCCTGGCGTCGGCCCTCGCCGGACGCGGGCACGACGTCACGCTGGTCACACCCGACGACCTCGTGCACTTCGGCAGGTCGCTCGGGATCGCCACCGTCGGCCTCGGCTTCAGCACACGGTCGTTCCTCGATTCGCCCGAGGGACGCGCCTTCGTCTCGTCGGGCAGCGGCAGGCGCTACCTCGAGGCCGTGGTCGCCAAGAAGGAGATCGAGCGCCGCACCCTCCAGGCGGTGCTCCTGCACGCCTGCGACGGAGCCGACCTCGTGATCGCGAACAACCTGGTCCTCGACGAAGCGGCGATGGTGGCACAGGCCGTCGGGGCCGAGGTCGTCGCACTGCACTTCGCCCCGCGCCGGAGCAGTGCCGCCTACCCGTCGCTGCTCCTCACGGCGCGGCCGCTGCCACGCCTCCTCGTCCGGGCGTCGCACATCGCCGCCGGCATCCTGGAGGCGCGTGTCACCAGGGCGCACAACGCTCGGTTCCGACAGGACCTCGGTCTCCCCCACGACGACGTCCCGATCCGCTGGCGCCTCCGCGCAGGCGGGGTGACCGAGATCCAGGCCTACAGCGCCGCGCTCGTCCCCGGGCTCCGGGACTGGCCGGACCGGTGGCCGCGCACCGGCTTCCTGGCGCCGAGCCCCGAGCACCGGGAAAGGTGGGGCGACACCGGACTCGACGAGGACCTCGACGCCTGGCTCCGCGCCGGCGAGGCCCCCGTGTACTTCGGATTCGGCAGCATGCCCGTGCGGGATCCCGTGGCGCTGATCGCGAGCATCCGAGCGGTCTGCCAGCAGCTGGGGGTCCGCGGGGTCGTCGGGGCAGGGTGGTCCGGCATGGCCCAGGCCGTGGCCGACGACCGCGTCCGTCTGGTCGGACCCGTCGACCACACCGCGCTGTTGGCCCGTTGCCGAGCGGCAGTCCACCACGGTGGCGCCGGGACCACCGGGGTCTCCGTCGCTGCCGGCGTACCGACGGTGATCTGCGCCGTGGCGTTCGACCAGCCGTTCTGGGGTGAGCGCGTGCGGGAGGCGGGCGTCGGGACCTGGTTCCCGTTCGCCCACTTCTCAGTGGACCGACTGGTCGATGCGCTCCGTGCGGTCCTGACGGACACGACGGCCGCCCGGGCTCGCGCGCTCGCCGCGACCCTCGCGGACGAGGACCCGGTGGCGGCGGCCGTCGCGGTCGTCGAGCGGGTCGGGGCGGATGCCGCAGCGTCGGCTGCACGCCGTCGGGGCACCAGACACGAGACCGGCCGGTGA
- a CDS encoding RNA polymerase sigma factor produces the protein MDVETEADGALTRRLANGERTALADAFDRYAPTLTRYAWALAGSKQDVEELVQDTFLTLWQKAGGLDLATSALLPWLLVVCRNHARNQSRRLAKGAADELPEDLPGRPDVDDARERLRWVRDEIATLTPTDQRICELCLLEGHSYAEAAQILGLSVGAVTQRVSRSRARLKKAVMHDEH, from the coding sequence GTGGATGTGGAGACAGAAGCCGACGGCGCACTGACCCGTCGGCTCGCGAACGGTGAACGGACGGCGCTGGCCGACGCGTTCGACCGGTACGCGCCGACGCTGACCCGCTATGCGTGGGCGTTGGCGGGTAGCAAGCAGGACGTCGAGGAGCTCGTGCAGGACACGTTCCTGACGCTCTGGCAGAAGGCCGGCGGGCTCGACCTGGCGACGAGCGCACTGCTGCCGTGGCTGCTGGTGGTGTGCCGGAACCATGCACGCAACCAGTCCCGGCGGCTCGCCAAGGGGGCCGCCGACGAGCTCCCCGAGGACCTGCCAGGACGTCCCGACGTCGACGACGCCCGGGAGCGGCTGCGCTGGGTCCGCGACGAGATCGCGACCCTGACCCCGACGGACCAGCGCATCTGCGAGCTGTGCCTGCTCGAGGGGCACTCCTACGCCGAGGCCGCGCAGATCCTCGGCCTCAGCGTCGGGGCGGTCACCCAGCGGGTCTCCCGCTCGCGAGCACGACTGAAGAAGGCGGTGATGCACGATGAACACTGA
- the nrdF gene encoding class 1b ribonucleoside-diphosphate reductase subunit beta, translated as MVEKLKLIDRVQAINWNRIQDDKDVEVWNRLVNNFWLPEKVPLSNDVQSWNTLTPAEQKLTMRVFTGLTLLDTIQGTVGAVSLIPDAITPHEEAVYTNIAFMESVHAKSYSSIFSTLASTPEIDEAFRWSEENPNLQKKASIVMDYYQGDNPLKRKIASTLLESFLFYSGFYLPMHWSSRAKLTNTADLIRLIIRDEAVHGYYIGYKFQKGLEKVTQAERDEFKDYTFSLMYELYDNEVQYTQDLYDEVGLTEDVKKFLHYNANKALMNLGYEPMFPKNITDVNPAILSALSPNADENHDFFSGSGSSYVIGKAVNTEDEDWDF; from the coding sequence CGACAAGGACGTCGAGGTCTGGAACCGTCTCGTCAACAACTTCTGGCTGCCCGAGAAGGTGCCGCTGTCGAATGACGTGCAGTCGTGGAACACGCTCACGCCGGCCGAGCAGAAGCTGACCATGCGCGTGTTCACTGGCCTGACGCTCCTGGACACCATCCAGGGCACCGTCGGCGCCGTCTCGCTCATCCCCGACGCGATCACCCCGCACGAGGAAGCCGTCTACACGAACATCGCGTTCATGGAGTCGGTGCACGCGAAGTCGTACTCCTCGATCTTCTCCACCTTGGCATCGACGCCGGAGATCGACGAGGCCTTCCGCTGGTCCGAGGAGAACCCGAACCTGCAGAAGAAAGCGTCCATCGTGATGGACTACTACCAGGGCGACAACCCGCTGAAGCGCAAGATCGCGTCGACGCTGCTCGAGTCGTTCCTCTTCTACTCCGGCTTCTACCTGCCGATGCACTGGTCCTCGCGGGCGAAGCTCACGAACACCGCCGACCTGATCCGCCTCATCATCCGCGACGAGGCCGTGCACGGGTACTACATCGGCTACAAGTTCCAGAAGGGCCTCGAGAAGGTCACGCAGGCCGAGCGCGACGAGTTCAAGGACTACACGTTCTCGCTCATGTACGAGCTCTACGACAACGAGGTGCAGTACACGCAGGACCTCTACGACGAGGTCGGGCTGACCGAGGACGTCAAGAAGTTCCTGCACTACAACGCCAACAAGGCGCTGATGAACCTGGGCTACGAGCCGATGTTCCCGAAGAACATCACCGACGTGAACCCGGCGATCCTGTCGGCGCTGTCGCCGAACGCGGACGAGAACCACGACTTCTTCTCCGGGTCGGGGTCGTCGTACGTCATCGGCAAGGCAGTCAACACTGAGGACGAGGACTGGGACTTCTGA